The DNA region TAACGACTTGGGTGCGGATTCTTTAGATACAGTAGAACTTATTATGGAGTTTGAAAAAGAATTCAATGTAGCGATCCCTGATGATCAGGCTGAGACCATTGGTACAGTTGGTCAGGCAATTGCTTACTTAGAGAAAAACGTAAAGTAGAAAATACGGTTTCCGTATAACCCGTATAAATGGAATTAAAAAGAGTAGTAGTTACGGGGCTTGGTGCGCTCACTCCAATAGGCAATACCATTCCAGAATTCTGGGAGGCATTGGTTAATGGGGTGAGTGGCGCTGCTCCGATCAAGGGTTTTGACACTACCAAGTTCAAAACAAAATTTGCATGTGAAGTTAAAAACTTCAATCCTGAAGACTTTCTGGACAGAAAAGAGGCCCGGAAACTGGATCCCTTTGTACAATACGCCATGGTGTCTACCGACGAAGCTGTGAGAGACAGTGGTCTGGACTTTTCTCAGGTCGACACCAATCGTGTAGGTGTAATATGGGGTGCCGGTATCGGTGGATTAAAAACTTTTCTGGACGAGATCAGCAATTTTGCGCTTGGCGATGGTACGCCAAGGTATAACCCATTCTTTATTCCAAAAATGATTGTTGATATCGCAGCAGGCCATATCTCCATCAAATACGGACTGCGTGGACCTAATTTCTCAACCGTATCCGCTTGTGCTTCATCAACCAATGCGATGATCGACGCTTTTAACTACATCAGGTTAGGGACTTCAGAT from Pedobacter africanus includes:
- a CDS encoding acyl carrier protein, producing MSDIASRVKAIIVEKLGVDENEVTPEASFTNDLGADSLDTVELIMEFEKEFNVAIPDDQAETIGTVGQAIAYLEKNVK